Proteins from a genomic interval of Candidatus Yanofskybacteria bacterium:
- a CDS encoding D-alanyl-D-alanine carboxypeptidase has product MRPNVILFTIVLGGLVSGAVFFIFGYPVDVPNTNLAVQPPSEGQQAFLLPVSEISYSPVRDFNVPEPEIEARAAALVDVKSGRFLFAKNINKRLPIASITKLMSAIVVLENLDLNQIFSVPVESINVDGNGADLFKNEQLRVADLFKIMLVKSSNDAALTLATEAQKLGIDFVAKMNEKAQNLGMANSKFTDPAGLDDYDAFSTASDLIKLVSYAKSYELISGTLKATTMDVSSADGRIPHHLVNTNQLLNQIRGIIIGKTGYTDNALGTMVLEVGLDNVGDGLISVVLGSQNRFGETEKLIEWGKTAYSWE; this is encoded by the coding sequence ATGAGGCCAAATGTAATCTTATTTACAATTGTTTTGGGCGGGTTGGTCAGTGGGGCGGTTTTTTTTATTTTCGGATATCCGGTAGATGTCCCAAACACCAACTTGGCGGTTCAACCGCCAAGTGAAGGACAACAAGCATTCCTTTTGCCGGTTTCAGAAATTAGCTATTCACCGGTCAGAGATTTTAATGTGCCGGAACCGGAAATCGAAGCTAGAGCCGCTGCTTTGGTTGACGTTAAATCCGGACGTTTTCTTTTTGCAAAAAATATCAACAAAAGATTGCCCATCGCTTCAATTACTAAGCTAATGAGTGCCATTGTGGTTTTAGAGAACTTGGATCTTAATCAAATTTTTTCCGTGCCGGTGGAGTCTATAAACGTGGATGGTAATGGTGCCGATCTTTTTAAAAACGAACAATTGCGCGTGGCTGATCTTTTTAAGATTATGCTTGTTAAATCGTCAAATGACGCGGCATTGACCTTGGCCACTGAAGCGCAAAAATTGGGCATCGATTTTGTTGCCAAAATGAATGAAAAAGCCCAAAACTTGGGTATGGCCAACAGCAAATTTACTGATCCGGCGGGTTTGGATGATTATGATGCTTTTTCAACTGCTTCAGATTTGATAAAATTGGTTAGTTACGCCAAAAGTTACGAGTTAATTTCCGGAACACTAAAAGCAACAACGATGGACGTGAGTTCTGCGGATGGCAGGATACCGCACCACTTGGTTAATACCAATCAATTGCTTAACCAGATTCGGGGGATTATAATCGGTAAAACCGGATATACGGACAATGCCCTTGGCACAATGGTTCTTGAGGTCGGATTAGACAACGTTGGCGACGGCCTCATTTCCGTAGTACTTGGTTCGCAGAATCGTTTTGGAGAAACCGAGAAGCTAATCGAATGGGGAAAGACAGCTTATAGCTGGGAATAA
- a CDS encoding MBL fold metallo-hydrolase, translating to MPASLSLRKLSKLEWSVFIFITAAVVLSFVAVNAGAQSDGLLHVYFLDVGQGDAELIDFNGNQVLIDGGPDGRILQELGRIMPFYDQSIDLVILTHPHADHVAGLIEILKKYEVGQIIENYTSYNTADYAEWNKEKSSFITTQAEAGQIIDLGGGAKLTILSPPDPDADDASLRNSHDAMVVLRLDYGDDGILFMGDAEAKIEYKLLASGASLSAQFLKIGHHGSKTSTTEDFLKTVNPEVAFIEVGKKNKYGLPYQGILDRLKKYDIKYYRTDIDGVVELILDGQNYEIELDE from the coding sequence ATGCCAGCTTCACTGTCTTTGCGTAAGTTATCCAAACTTGAGTGGTCAGTTTTCATTTTCATAACTGCCGCTGTTGTTTTAAGTTTTGTCGCCGTTAATGCCGGGGCTCAAAGCGATGGCCTGTTGCATGTTTATTTTCTTGACGTAGGACAAGGTGATGCCGAACTAATAGATTTTAATGGCAACCAAGTGCTTATTGATGGGGGACCGGACGGCAGAATTCTGCAAGAGCTTGGCAGGATTATGCCGTTTTATGACCAATCAATTGATTTGGTTATACTGACACATCCTCATGCTGATCATGTTGCAGGATTAATTGAGATTTTAAAAAAATACGAAGTCGGACAGATAATTGAAAATTATACCTCGTATAATACGGCAGACTATGCCGAATGGAATAAAGAAAAATCTTCATTTATAACTACTCAAGCAGAAGCCGGACAAATTATTGACTTAGGCGGCGGGGCGAAACTTACAATTTTGTCTCCGCCCGATCCTGATGCTGATGACGCATCGCTTAGAAATTCGCATGATGCAATGGTGGTATTGCGCCTGGACTACGGCGACGACGGCATATTGTTTATGGGCGATGCCGAGGCCAAGATTGAATATAAGCTTCTGGCCAGTGGAGCCAGTTTAAGCGCCCAATTTTTAAAGATAGGTCACCATGGCAGTAAAACATCTACGACGGAGGATTTTTTGAAAACAGTTAATCCCGAGGTGGCTTTTATTGAAGTCGGAAAGAAAAATAAATATGGCCTTCCTTATCAAGGAATCTTGGATCGGCTTAAAAAATATGATATAAAATATTATCGGACGGATATTGATGGCGTGGTGGAATTAATATTGGATGGTCAAAATTATGAAATTGAGCTTGATGAATAA
- a CDS encoding NUDIX domain-containing protein, whose product MDNKFLHEVAITAIIVKDGKYLITRRSFNKKRFPGMWTVPGGKLETDDYINLPKDTTDYWYNVLEKVLRREVKEEVGLDITNIAYVTSLATVHGDGNPSLVISCLADYQSGDVVLQPDETDQFQWVTLEEAVNYKLIDGIYDELLMAENQRKSKKTEWQRF is encoded by the coding sequence ATGGATAATAAATTTTTACACGAAGTGGCTATTACAGCAATTATCGTTAAAGACGGCAAATATTTGATTACTCGCCGTTCTTTCAACAAAAAACGCTTTCCTGGGATGTGGACTGTGCCCGGCGGTAAATTGGAAACAGATGATTACATAAACTTACCCAAAGACACGACTGACTATTGGTACAATGTTCTTGAAAAAGTTCTGCGGCGTGAAGTGAAAGAAGAAGTTGGTTTGGATATTACAAATATCGCATATGTGACAAGTTTGGCTACGGTGCATGGTGATGGCAATCCTTCGCTGGTCATTTCTTGTTTAGCCGATTATCAGTCTGGCGATGTTGTGTTACAGCCGGACGAAACCGATCAATTCCAGTGGGTTACACTCGAAGAAGCCGTAAATTACAAACTTATCGATGGTATATATGATGAATTACTAATGGCTGAAAATCAACGCAAGAGTAAAAAAACTGAATGGCAAAGATTTTGA
- a CDS encoding site-2 protease family protein, producing MSLVIGLFNIIVVLFSVVLHEVSHGVIAHSMGDDTAKDLGRITLNPLKHLDWFGSVLLPLFTFWAGGFVFGYAKPVPYNPANLNDRKFGPAKVAFAGPAVNIIIAILFGTLIRFLPASLEATVLPQLLSFIVLLNLTLAIFNLMPIPPLDGHWLLLTFLPARFTAVKVFMLRYNFILFIIFLIFIFPLLFPLINLLFRIIIG from the coding sequence ATGTCATTGGTTATCGGATTATTTAATATAATCGTTGTCTTGTTTTCGGTTGTTTTACACGAAGTATCCCATGGCGTGATTGCTCATAGTATGGGCGATGATACAGCCAAAGACCTGGGCAGGATTACATTAAATCCCCTCAAACATCTTGATTGGTTTGGTTCCGTGCTTTTACCGCTCTTTACTTTTTGGGCCGGTGGTTTTGTTTTTGGTTATGCTAAACCGGTGCCATATAATCCGGCCAACTTGAATGATAGAAAATTTGGCCCGGCCAAGGTGGCTTTTGCGGGCCCTGCAGTTAATATAATAATTGCCATTTTATTTGGAACTTTGATAAGATTTTTGCCTGCATCTCTTGAGGCGACCGTATTGCCGCAACTCCTATCTTTTATTGTATTGCTTAATTTGACGCTCGCAATCTTTAATTTAATGCCAATTCCGCCTCTGGATGGCCACTGGTTATTACTGACATTTTTACCGGCTAGATTTACGGCGGTTAAGGTATTCATGTTGCGGTATAATTTTATACTTTTTATTATCTTTTTAATTTTTATTTTCCCTCTACTTTTTCCCTTGATTAATTTATTATTTAGGATTATAATTGGATAA
- the rpsL gene encoding 30S ribosomal protein S12 has translation MPTINQLLKHPRSRAKTKTRSPALSFGFNSLENKPIFFNAPFKRGVAIKVGTMTPKKPNSALRKFARVRLTNGMEVTAYIPGVGHNLQEHSVVTLRGGRVKDLPGVQYHIVRGRLDSAGVDARRRGRSKYGAKRPK, from the coding sequence ATGCCTACAATAAATCAGTTATTAAAACATCCTCGTAGCAGGGCTAAAACGAAAACAAGATCGCCGGCTTTGTCGTTTGGTTTCAACAGCCTTGAGAATAAACCCATTTTTTTTAATGCACCTTTCAAGCGCGGAGTAGCGATAAAAGTTGGCACCATGACACCAAAAAAGCCAAATTCTGCATTGCGTAAATTTGCTCGTGTTAGATTGACTAATGGCATGGAAGTAACGGCTTATATTCCCGGTGTAGGACATAATTTGCAAGAACACTCTGTGGTTACATTGCGTGGCGGTAGAGTCAAGGACTTGCCTGGCGTCCAGTATCACATAGTACGCGGCCGCCTAGATTCCGCTGGAGTTGATGCAAGACGCAGGGGCAGAAGTAAGTATGGAGCCAAAAGACCCAAATAA
- a CDS encoding 50S ribosomal protein L28, with amino-acid sequence MTRCPRCGKKPVMANKRKLLRGHYNPVNRYRKYPNLQWANIDGKRIMICTSCIKTLGKIK; translated from the coding sequence ATGACCAGATGTCCGCGTTGCGGCAAAAAACCGGTGATGGCAAATAAACGCAAACTTTTGCGCGGTCATTATAATCCCGTAAATCGCTATCGCAAATATCCCAATCTGCAGTGGGCCAACATTGACGGCAAACGCATCATGATTTGCACCTCGTGTATTAAAACACTTGGCAAAATAAAATAG
- a CDS encoding energy transducer TonB: MFLTEEKRVFSELGEFLGRFLKKRGKDPPLVVTSSPIPVKDILSRHNPKKGLLLSGIAHVIVVVCVFVAGESGLFNKKPVTSSEVFIILPNNSAIYLPQTKKTGGGGGGGDRSPQPASKGNPPKFSLKQFTPPSVKIRNDVPKLAMEPSVIVPPELKQPPVSLGPLGDILGNIVLPSNGPGFGGGIGTGSGGGVGSGTGSGIGPGSDGGMGGDALGVGNGVEPPQLLKKINPEYSDEARKAKLQGTVILYVEIDTNGNVRKVLVRRGLGLRLDERAVEAVKQWKFKPGTKEDKPVIVSVIIEVIFRLL, encoded by the coding sequence ATGTTTTTAACAGAAGAAAAGAGAGTTTTTTCTGAATTGGGTGAGTTCTTGGGCCGGTTCCTTAAAAAAAGAGGCAAAGACCCGCCTCTTGTCGTTACCTCAAGCCCAATACCCGTTAAAGATATTTTAAGCAGGCACAACCCAAAGAAGGGATTACTATTGTCGGGTATTGCCCACGTTATCGTGGTGGTGTGTGTTTTTGTTGCCGGAGAGTCTGGTCTTTTTAACAAAAAACCGGTAACTTCATCAGAAGTTTTTATAATTTTGCCTAATAATAGCGCAATCTATCTTCCGCAGACTAAAAAAACCGGAGGCGGTGGCGGTGGGGGCGATAGGTCGCCTCAGCCGGCAAGTAAGGGCAACCCGCCCAAATTCTCTTTAAAGCAATTTACACCGCCATCGGTGAAAATTAGAAATGATGTGCCAAAACTGGCTATGGAGCCGAGTGTAATCGTGCCCCCGGAATTAAAACAGCCGCCTGTCAGTCTTGGACCGCTGGGGGATATTTTGGGGAATATTGTTCTGCCGTCAAACGGTCCCGGTTTCGGCGGGGGTATCGGTACTGGCAGCGGCGGTGGAGTCGGATCTGGTACTGGTTCCGGCATTGGTCCCGGATCAGACGGTGGTATGGGCGGAGACGCGTTGGGAGTTGGCAACGGTGTGGAACCTCCGCAACTTTTAAAAAAAATTAACCCGGAATATTCCGACGAAGCTCGCAAGGCAAAACTTCAAGGCACAGTTATTCTTTACGTGGAAATAGATACCAATGGTAATGTCAGAAAAGTTTTGGTTCGCAGAGGTTTGGGTTTAAGGTTAGACGAAAGAGCGGTTGAAGCGGTAAAACAATGGAAATTTAAACCCGGAACCAAAGAAGACAAACCCGTTATTGTCAGCGTTATCATTGAGGTAATATTCAGGTTGCTTTAA
- the rpsG gene encoding 30S ribosomal protein S7, protein MRKPIKKKIIVEPDYKYSSLLVVKLINKVMSSGKRSTAEKIVYGALERAEKEIKKPALEVLDMALNNAGPQLELKSRRIGGANYQVPYEVRGERKMALAFRWIIDAARSQKGKPMQEKLAQEIINAYNNTGVAIKKKTDTHRMAEANKAFAHFAW, encoded by the coding sequence ATGCGCAAACCAATAAAGAAAAAAATAATAGTTGAGCCGGATTATAAGTACTCATCTCTTTTGGTTGTTAAGTTAATCAATAAGGTGATGAGTAGTGGCAAGAGGTCTACGGCGGAGAAGATTGTCTACGGGGCTTTGGAGCGCGCAGAAAAGGAAATTAAAAAACCAGCCCTGGAAGTGCTTGATATGGCATTGAATAACGCTGGGCCACAGCTTGAACTCAAGTCTCGCAGAATCGGCGGTGCTAATTATCAGGTTCCCTACGAAGTGAGAGGGGAACGTAAAATGGCGTTAGCTTTTAGGTGGATTATTGATGCGGCCCGTAGTCAAAAGGGTAAGCCGATGCAGGAAAAATTAGCTCAAGAAATTATCAATGCGTATAACAACACCGGAGTGGCGATAAAAAAGAAAACGGACACTCACAGAATGGCCGAAGCCAATAAGGCTTTTGCCCACTTTGCCTGGTAA
- the ftsW gene encoding putative lipid II flippase FtsW codes for MMQISKSGKTLTILVFILIVFGLVMLSSAGVVEGQKRFGSPSYYFLHQFLYGVLPGLALFLLFSRINYKFWKKIALPLLVAVIGLMVLVFVPGIGYGLRGAQRWLDLKIFTFQPSEVLKLSLVIYLAAWFSRRDGRIGERIQSLAPFLLVLGFVGVLLLSQPDMGTLVLVALIALSMYFFAGAKFSHFVVLILVAGILLGALSVVEPYRFDRLKAFFNPSSDKQDTSYHINQALLGIGSGGIFGLGFGQSRQKINFLPEPVGDSIFAIVVEELGLVGGAFLLSLFLALSLAMINIAKTVSNQFGELLVLGVTTWVCGQALINIFAISGMIPLTGLPLPFISFGSSALVSIMAGLGIVLNISRHG; via the coding sequence ATGATGCAGATTTCCAAATCTGGTAAAACCTTGACGATACTGGTTTTTATTCTGATTGTTTTTGGTTTGGTTATGCTTTCTTCCGCTGGCGTAGTTGAAGGACAGAAACGCTTCGGTTCGCCTTCTTACTATTTTCTCCACCAGTTTCTCTATGGTGTTTTGCCTGGTTTGGCCCTCTTTTTACTTTTTTCCAGGATAAATTACAAATTTTGGAAAAAAATTGCTTTGCCACTTTTGGTTGCGGTAATCGGTTTGATGGTGTTGGTTTTCGTGCCGGGTATCGGCTATGGCTTGAGAGGGGCGCAAAGGTGGTTGGATCTAAAAATTTTTACATTCCAACCTTCGGAGGTGCTGAAGCTCTCACTTGTTATTTATCTGGCCGCATGGTTCAGCAGGCGAGACGGACGAATAGGAGAAAGGATACAATCATTGGCCCCGTTTCTGTTGGTGCTTGGTTTCGTTGGTGTTTTGCTATTATCCCAACCGGATATGGGAACGTTGGTTTTGGTTGCCTTAATTGCTTTGTCAATGTACTTTTTTGCAGGCGCCAAATTTTCTCACTTTGTTGTTTTAATTCTAGTCGCGGGTATTTTACTTGGCGCGCTATCGGTCGTTGAGCCGTATAGATTTGACCGACTTAAGGCCTTTTTTAATCCTTCGTCCGATAAACAAGATACTTCTTATCATATTAACCAGGCTCTTCTGGGAATAGGTTCCGGCGGTATTTTTGGCTTGGGGTTCGGCCAAAGCCGACAAAAAATAAATTTCCTTCCCGAACCGGTAGGCGACTCAATTTTCGCGATAGTTGTTGAAGAGCTTGGCCTTGTTGGCGGGGCTTTTCTTCTCTCGCTGTTTTTGGCCTTGTCGCTAGCCATGATAAATATTGCCAAGACCGTAAGCAATCAATTCGGCGAACTGCTGGTTCTGGGCGTAACAACTTGGGTTTGCGGCCAAGCGCTTATTAATATATTTGCCATCTCCGGCATGATTCCGCTTACAGGACTGCCTTTGCCATTTATAAGTTTTGGCAGTTCGGCTTTGGTATCTATTATGGCCGGTTTGGGAATCGTTTTAAACATTTCCAGGCACGGATAG
- the mraY gene encoding phospho-N-acetylmuramoyl-pentapeptide-transferase has translation MAENIFTIFNVVRVFVVAALAFFVSLALTPLWMKILYKYKMGKQLRAEGAPIFNRLHKSKEGTPTMGGVLIWVTVTILTLLFWYLSKSVDGFWSRVNFFSRGQTWLPLGALAVAALVGLADDILGVMRIGPKGGGLRMKYRLLLYTVVAAGGAWWFFYKLGFNSLNIPFLGDFTIGWWYIPFFILVIVATSFSANETDGLDGLAAGTFLTMFAAYGAIAFDQGRMDLVTFIAAIMGALIAFLWYNIFPARFFMGDTGSMSLGVVLGIIAMLTNTPLLLIPIGAVFIIESLSVIIQLSSKRLRGKKIFLSTPIHHHFEARGWPETQVTMRFWMISAIGAIIGLIIFLVDSKIPPLF, from the coding sequence ATGGCAGAAAATATTTTCACAATTTTTAATGTAGTTAGAGTTTTCGTGGTGGCGGCACTGGCGTTTTTTGTTTCCCTGGCGCTGACGCCGCTTTGGATGAAGATTCTGTATAAGTACAAGATGGGGAAACAACTGCGCGCTGAAGGCGCTCCGATTTTTAATCGGCTTCACAAGTCAAAGGAGGGTACTCCGACTATGGGCGGAGTTTTAATTTGGGTTACAGTGACAATTTTGACCTTGCTTTTCTGGTATCTTTCCAAATCTGTTGACGGTTTTTGGTCGCGTGTTAATTTTTTTTCTCGTGGTCAAACCTGGCTGCCGTTGGGTGCTTTGGCTGTCGCGGCGTTGGTTGGATTGGCCGATGACATTTTGGGCGTTATGCGCATCGGTCCTAAAGGCGGCGGGTTAAGGATGAAATACCGTCTGTTGCTTTACACGGTAGTGGCCGCAGGCGGCGCTTGGTGGTTTTTCTATAAGCTCGGCTTCAATTCTTTAAATATTCCGTTTCTTGGGGATTTTACCATTGGCTGGTGGTATATACCATTCTTTATTTTGGTTATTGTCGCCACTTCATTTTCTGCCAACGAAACAGACGGTCTGGACGGTTTGGCGGCAGGTACATTTCTAACCATGTTTGCCGCTTACGGCGCCATTGCTTTTGACCAGGGCAGGATGGATCTAGTGACTTTTATAGCGGCAATAATGGGCGCGCTGATAGCATTTTTGTGGTATAACATTTTTCCGGCCAGATTTTTCATGGGCGATACCGGCTCAATGTCTTTGGGTGTGGTGTTGGGCATTATTGCGATGCTTACCAATACGCCACTTCTTTTAATACCGATTGGGGCAGTATTCATAATTGAGTCGTTGTCGGTAATTATTCAGCTGTCATCTAAGCGGTTGCGGGGCAAGAAGATTTTTCTTTCCACGCCGATTCACCATCACTTTGAGGCCCGCGGCTGGCCAGAGACGCAAGTAACTATGCGATTCTGGATGATCAGCGCAATAGGAGCAATAATCGGACTGATAATTTTTTTGGTAGACTCAAAAATACCGCCATTGTTTTGA
- the aspS gene encoding aspartate--tRNA ligase — MRTLIAETKNKIGEDAELFGWVHGRRDHGKIIFIDLRDRSGVVQVVFTPQQKELYETANTLRSEWVLKIIGKVAARPEAMVNDEIETGKIEIQPESLEVLNQAVTPPFALDTDGREIGEDHRMKYRYLDLRRERMQKNMILRHKVTKFIRDYLDGRGFIEVETPILTKSTPEGARDYVVPSRLYSGKFYALPQSPQQYKQLLMVAGIEKYFQIARCFRDEDTRGDRQPEFTQLDLEMSFVEREDVMVVNESLLIELIKNIMPDKKIQEVPFPRLTHKEAMEKYGTDRPDLREHPDDPNLLAFCWIIDFPFFEKTDNGEWTFTHNPFSAPRPEHSEWLMEKKNIGEILTTQYDVILNGFEIGGGSIRNHQAEALKKVFEIIGFEEERTVKNFGHMLDALSYGAPPHGGIAWGLDRLVAVLVGEPNIREVIAFPKTGDARDLMMDSPSELEEKQLKELHLQIKK; from the coding sequence ATGCGAACTCTAATTGCGGAAACAAAAAATAAGATTGGTGAAGATGCGGAGCTTTTTGGCTGGGTGCATGGCCGTCGAGATCACGGCAAAATTATTTTTATTGATTTGCGCGACCGATCCGGGGTTGTCCAGGTTGTTTTTACGCCGCAACAAAAAGAACTATACGAAACTGCGAACACATTACGCTCGGAATGGGTTTTGAAAATTATTGGCAAGGTGGCGGCAAGGCCGGAGGCGATGGTTAACGATGAAATAGAAACCGGCAAAATAGAGATTCAGCCTGAATCTTTGGAGGTTTTAAACCAAGCGGTTACTCCGCCATTTGCGCTGGATACTGATGGGCGGGAAATAGGCGAGGACCACAGGATGAAATACCGTTATCTTGATTTAAGGCGCGAAAGGATGCAAAAAAATATGATTTTACGCCACAAAGTAACAAAATTTATTCGCGATTACTTGGACGGAAGGGGCTTTATTGAAGTTGAAACCCCGATACTTACTAAATCTACTCCCGAAGGTGCGCGTGATTACGTGGTGCCTTCTCGCTTATATTCTGGTAAATTTTATGCTTTGCCGCAATCACCACAGCAATACAAACAGTTATTGATGGTTGCCGGTATCGAAAAGTATTTCCAGATTGCTCGCTGTTTTCGTGACGAAGATACCCGCGGTGACAGACAGCCGGAATTTACCCAGCTTGATTTGGAAATGTCATTTGTGGAACGCGAAGATGTGATGGTTGTGAACGAGTCCTTATTGATCGAACTGATTAAAAACATTATGCCCGATAAAAAAATTCAAGAAGTTCCATTTCCGCGGCTAACCCACAAAGAGGCAATGGAAAAATATGGTACTGACAGACCTGACTTGCGCGAGCATCCCGATGACCCTAACCTTTTGGCATTTTGCTGGATTATTGATTTTCCTTTTTTTGAAAAAACTGATAATGGCGAGTGGACATTCACTCATAATCCTTTTTCCGCGCCTAGGCCGGAGCATTCGGAATGGTTAATGGAAAAGAAAAATATCGGCGAGATTTTAACGACACAATACGACGTGATATTAAATGGTTTTGAAATCGGAGGCGGGAGCATCCGCAACCATCAAGCCGAAGCTTTGAAAAAAGTTTTTGAGATAATTGGGTTTGAAGAAGAAAGAACTGTCAAAAACTTTGGGCACATGCTGGACGCCTTATCCTACGGCGCGCCGCCGCATGGTGGTATTGCTTGGGGATTGGATCGGCTGGTGGCGGTATTGGTTGGAGAACCGAATATACGCGAAGTGATTGCTTTTCCCAAAACCGGTGACGCAAGAGATCTTATGATGGATAGCCCTTCCGAGTTGGAAGAAAAACAGCTAAAAGAACTGCATTTACAAATTAAAAAATGA
- a CDS encoding nucleoside-diphosphate kinase (catalyzes the formation of nucleoside triphosphate from ATP and nucleoside diphosphate), translating into MILQRTLILLKPDALDRGIIGEIITRFERVGVKIVGLKMLVSEKDTAMKHYTEDLAQRRGETIRQRMIDMLISGPIVALVLEGVEMVEVARKMVGATEPKVAVPGTIRGDYTHVSYGYADDKKIGVFNLIHASASPEEAEAEISVWFKHEELVNHKPSYTKFTLKED; encoded by the coding sequence ATGATATTACAAAGAACACTAATTTTATTAAAACCAGACGCTCTAGATAGGGGAATAATAGGTGAGATAATCACCAGATTTGAACGTGTTGGCGTTAAGATTGTTGGTCTGAAGATGTTGGTATCTGAAAAAGATACTGCCATGAAACATTATACGGAAGACCTGGCTCAAAGGAGGGGGGAGACAATCAGACAAAGAATGATTGACATGTTAATTTCTGGTCCGATTGTTGCTTTGGTTCTTGAAGGTGTGGAGATGGTTGAAGTTGCCAGAAAAATGGTCGGTGCCACCGAACCCAAGGTTGCCGTCCCGGGTACCATCAGGGGGGATTATACCCATGTTTCATATGGCTATGCCGATGATAAAAAAATCGGAGTTTTCAATCTTATTCACGCCTCGGCTTCACCCGAAGAGGCAGAGGCGGAAATAAGCGTTTGGTTTAAACACGAAGAGTTGGTAAATCACAAGCCGTCGTATACGAAATTTACTCTAAAAGAAGATTAA